The sequence below is a genomic window from Lampris incognitus isolate fLamInc1 chromosome 18, fLamInc1.hap2, whole genome shotgun sequence.
ttccgccctttttctcccccaaatggccaattaccccactcttccgagacgtcccggtcgctgctgctccaccgcctctgccgatccggggagggctgcagactaccgcgtgcctcctcccatacacgtggagtcgccagccgcttcttttcaccggacagtgaggagtttcgccggggggacgtggcgcgtgagaggatcacgctattccccccagctccccgcccccctcccccgttaacaggcgccccgaccgaccaggggaggcgctagcgcagcgaccaggacacatacccacatccggcttcccacccgcagacacggccaattgtgtctgtagggacgccagaccgagccggaggtaacacgggggttcgaaccggcgattcccgtgttggtaggcaacaggacaGACGCCTGCCTATGTCACTTCTAACTGAGAAATGTGTTGTTTCATTCGCTCATGCAGTTTCCTTGACAAGTCACCTTAGCGAAGGGCGAGCTTCCTTGGCTTTAAAATCCTCTTCGTCCCTTCTTCTATTCCCGCCGGCGTGACCCGTCGTCCATAACTAAGACGTTCCTCCAAGCTTATCGGCTAATGCACAAGGCTACGGCACTCCTGGCCTGAGCAGCAGGACACGGGAGAGAGCTGTCAGCCCTCGGATCGAAACAGCTGGATGGGAGATCATCCACCGCAGCAGAAAAGAGAAAAATAACGGCAGTGGGTCACGTCAAGCTCCGAGGGCCACACACGGCGAGTGGAAAAGACAAACCAGACCAGACAGAACCGCTGTTACGGAGCAGAGCCAGTGAACTCTGTGGAAAAGTACGAGCCGCGATAGTGAGCGGAGGATCAAATTCGTCCGGATTACTTGTTCCCTCATTTAAATGACAGACGGCTTGCTCATATCTGCCCTTCGGGGGATCTGCTGTTGGCAGCACGAGAGTTCGAGGGGCTGTCAGGCCTCGCTACATTGCGCTAATTACCATTCCACATTTCCCATGGACTCGTATCACTCGGCTCCCCGTGAGTCATGGGGGTCTGGCCCAGCAGGCCCCAGAAATCATCCGTGTTTTCCGAGCGCGCGACAAGTTCCGCCTCAGCTACGGGTTTTGTGCTGTTGCGTTTACGGCAGTGGAAATCTGCGGGTGCCGTCAGGGGTGACTATTCGACAGCTATtccggagagaggggggggagaaatcCCCTGCCGCCCTTTCATCCCGGCCTCGTATCGCTCTGACAGGCTCTTTCCCGCTCGATAAACTTCTGCCGAAGAAGTGATTCAACATGCGAAGGCGCTGTTTATATGTCCACACTTGGAGTCGTAGAACGTTTAGTTCTGTCTGCTTAAGCCACAACTGTCGGCAAATTGATCTTTTCCCGTTTCCATTTCACGCTCTCTGGCTCGCGAGGCCTCATCCCCCATCCAAAAGTAAAATATGGTCAACATCATGGTCCAGTCAgcctggtggtggtgttggtctcGGGTGACTAAAATACTGAACAGTTCAGGAGTCGTGCAGTGTTATTGAGGAAGAGGGACGTCGGAGTGCTACACCGCTCGTGCTGAAAAGCCATTTCACCGCCTAGACGTCAGcctgccacccccacccccaaccccaccccagccAAAACACACTGAAAAAAGCTCATCCATGACCAGCAATAACAATCTCGTCCTACTGAATGAAGTGGCGTGGGTGGGCGGTGGGgtggttgggtgggggggggggagagggtgcAAGGAAAGCCCTTGTTGGAAGTGCTCGCTGCCAGAATGGGACGGTTGATGTATAGGACCGCAACACGGGGGCAGTGCGTTTCCCCTGGAAACACACAAGAGCTCACACAAGACGGCGATTGTGCCGGACTAGTTAGTGTCTGGCAGATAAAATGCTTTCAATGCTTTtaagcatgtgagagagagagagagagagagagagagagagagagaggatgtgagAAAGAAAGCCCTATAGAATCTAAGACAGAACATCCGTGCCAGAGAAAGAGAGCTCGATCAGTGGAGGCCAACTCTTAGTTCACATCCCCACCGCCTCCGAACTTGAATACCCTCGCTTGGGGCTGAGAACTGCTTACGTCAGCGTTTTGCTGCCATAGATCTTTGTCTCACACAAGAAATGGATGACGTACTTGCGCTTTGTCATAGAAGGGTGAGGGTGCATCCTCCCCATTCCctgcaatgtaaaaaaaaaaaaacaactttctctCGCCTTCCGTCGTGTCTGTGATCACGTATTTTTTGTTTCAACGCAATACAGGTGTTCAGGTGTTGCCGTTGACATCTTTGTTTCTGTTGTGAGAGGATTGCACGGCTGGAAATACAAAGTGATCTGATCGAGGGTCGCAAAATACTAGCACCTCTGAAATTTGGCTTTTTAACTTTGCAGCCGGGCGGCGCAGTGCTCGGCacggtcgcctcaccgcaagaaggtcctgggttcgagcccccggggtagtccaaccttgggggtggacTCGGGTCGTagagtgtctgtgtgggtttcctcccacagtccaaagacatgtaggtcaggtgaacgggccgtactaaattgtccctaggtgtgaatgtgtgtcggccctgtgatggactggcggcctgtccagggtgtctccccgcctgccgcccaatgactgctgggataggctccagcatccccgtgaccctaggatcagcggtttggatggaCGGAACATTGCAGCCAACGGGGAGAACCGGTCTACCGTGATGAAGCAAGAAAAGAACCTGACAGAATGTGGCAAGAAAGACAACTACACAGTATCTTTTGGTTTTTGACATCTTTTAATGAGTTTTAAAAACAAAATACCCTGACCCTGGATATAGAATTTACAGTAACCTGAATGAAAAAGATTCCAAAACAGCTTTTACATAGCGACTAGTAAAAAGATGCTGGTTGGGTTTCAGGCACTTGGAACCACATACAGTCATACTATACAAGAAGTTAATTCTTTGGTCCTTTCGTCTCCAAACGAGACGTTGAGTTGAAACCACAGATAGAACAGAATACACTTTTCTGCTTTCTTATCGCTTATTTACATTATCACACGGACCCTTACAAGctggcacacaaaaaaaacaaaaacaaaataaaagcggCGCTTAAATAGGTCCTCTATCATATATCAACCCTTCATATTTTCCCATACATCAGCACGCTGGTTATGAAACGacaacagggaaaaaaaagtatCTAATAACGGCTCGAATGAGATCTACAGCAGTATTTATCAACATAATTTAGTGGAACAATTTCAATGGAAGATTTGGCAAAAAAAGATACAATATTTCAAAACGCTTTCCATCCACAGCAGGCCTCCAACCAAGCAAGCAACATTGCTACAGAAGTACTAAGCACTCTACTGAGCTGCTTAGCTCACATCAACGTAAGGTGAAAactaaagaaaagaaagaaaaacaaactttaCAGACATGCCACTTTCCCAAAAAAAACCTCATTTCTCAGCTGCAGGGCAGCCATGTTCGATAAGAGTTGCAGCATGCCGCCACGGGCGACTGAACTTGTGCCACGTAATAATTACTGAAGTTGACGTCTCTGACGTACGGCGCGGGCTGATAGTAGCAGGTGATGTTGGACAGGGCGGGGATGGCGTTCTGCTCCGCCATCACCCGCAGCGCCAGAGCGGAAATGAGCGCCAGCGTCTGTCTGCGCTCGTGACCCATCAGACACACGGTGCTCTCGTCCACCACTCGCCTCAGCGTCACCAGGCACTCGTAGCGCTTGTGCTCCATGCCGGCGAAGTGGTTCTGCAGGTAAGCCTCCAGTTTCCTCTGCTGCTCGCTTATGTCAGGGAAGTCGATGAAGAAGCGCGAGCACATGTAGCGCTGCATCTGCTTCATCTGAGCCTCCGAGGCTGGCTGGAATCCCCGCACCAGCAGGTGGCAGTACTTGAGCAGCCCGCCTCCGCGGATCTCCTCTGGGCTGCGGGTCGCAATAGTCTTGGTGCAAAGGTGGCTCAGGGCCTCCCCAAAGTCCCCGTACATGCTCTCGCCCTGCACCGTCGGGTGGAAGGTCTCTGACATGGCCGTCTCCGAGCAGCGGTCAAAGAGCAACAGGGAGTCTAGAGTGATCTGGAAGGAGTCAACGCTGAACTCAAACTGCCGCCGCAGGGTGTCCACAAACTTCAGCTCCACGTTCTTGCCGGTGTTGTTGGACAGCGAGATCAGGCTCCAGCGGTCCGTGTCGTTGCACACCTTCACGAGTTTCTGGACGTAAGCCTCTTTTAGGGCCAAGGCTGTGATGCGCTCCCTGCACACGCCCTCCGGCAGAAAGTCCACTAAGCAGTCCAGCACCACGTCCTTCACCAGCCGAAAGGTTTTGTCGTCAGACAGGCGCAGGCCGAAGATCAGGTCCAGGTCTTTATAGCCCAGGCCGTTGTCCTGGTGGAGCACATGGCTGGCCGCCGAGCCGTTCAGCTTCACGTCTCGCACCACCACGCCCCGCTCCTCCAGCCGTGCCCTGACCACCTGGAagataaagagacagacaagagataGTTGAGTGATCTGTATCCACCAAGATAACAATCCCAGCAGCTCCACGCTGGAAGTACAAGTAAGAACAAGTCGGAAAGGAGTTTCTTTTGATATGGTAATGTCATACGATGCGAGGAGGCTCCCTTACACAGCAGGTACTCAGCCCAGCGCCTACAAGTGAATACAAGAGGCTACAGTACAGTCGTTCacacaggggggaaaaaagggtggGTTTGCACTGCAAAGTCTCCTTTATTCGTTTCACTTTTGGTTCGAAGTTCTGCGTAGCTCAAGAATAGTGTAGCTCATTCTTCCGTTGCTACGTGTAAATAATGAAATACCGTGTATTCAACAATTACTGCAATTCTACTTTGGGGAGAACATGTATTATGAGGCATTAAGTGAGTTAAAACTCTGTTGGGTTTGATCGAATGCACTTTTTTTTGTCTACTTAGTTGCTTAGCTGTCAACTTGGTGTACTTTTTGGTAGCCAGCAACAGGTTTTATTTTTCAACCAGTAGATTTTAAAGCTGACCGCAAAGGTTTTGTGTCCGTATCAAAACAAGTTATTAATAAagggcgcgtgtgtgtgcgtgtgtgtatagtcGTCCACACATTAGAAATGTTGTTTTTAAAGGAATTAATACAGTGAGATCACGCAAAGTCAAAATAATTTTAACTGCATCAGGATGCAGGGTTCTGATGGTTTTCACGTTAGCGATAAAGTTTGATGGTGGCTGAAAATCAGAGCTTGAGGGGAATCCTGGTAAAGTGGAGACCCTGTCCCAGGGAGGCATCCACTTCGTGTTCCTCGGGGCCACATGGGGAGGTGGAGATAAGACACCGGCTCCTACGGTGCACAGAAACTGTCACCCTCCAGTCAGGGGATTCTCTCATTTGACCGTGGCAAATGTGGGGGAAGACGCGTGAAATTAAGACTCGAGAACTAAGTGTGTCTCCCGGGCaggtctctttctttgtctcgtATAGAAATCTGGAAGCCAGAGTCAGCATACTTAAACGATGTTCCACGTATGAAGGGAGCGCGATAACACAAAGATAAGTGGAGGATGGCAAGTCGGCGCCTGTCTTTTCCGAGAGGCTCGAGAGTTTTAACTCGGGTAACCCCAACCCAGCCAAGCAGAACAGAAAACATGAAAGGACAATTACTTCTGCTACGAACTCATAAACGTGGAGCCGCGTCCATATTTTGGATAATCATGTGCCTGTTCTCTCCTGTGGGTACAGCTCGGTGAGGGAGAGATTCGTGTGATCCCTGCGAGGCACACGACACTGCTGTGATACTGGCGGAAAAGCACTGAGCTACAAACAAGTGAAATGTTCACAGCCGCCGTCTGTTGCCTTTTCCAGAAGACACGGAGAAGAGAAAGACAATCAGCTGGAGCCAATTCTGTAAAAGACACCCAAAACACAGTCGTCTGCAAACTAGTGCTGAACCGTTGGGAATTTCTTTCATCCCGTCCGCTATTTAGTCTATTCACACAGTTATCTAGCTGACAGATTTATTTTTGCAAAGGTCAGATTTCCCAATGTAAGACATCAACTTTTTCTACATCGCATCTCAACCGTTCTCATATGTGCTGAAGGATATGCTGCGTTTCGAATATTAGTGTCTTATAATAAGTATAATTCTATGCTTATCATTTCCTTCCATTATATTGATGTTTGATCAGCTATTATCAGAAAGGCCTTGGCtaactcattcattcatcttcagccgcctctccggggtcgggtcacggtggcagcaagctaagtagggcactccagacgtctctgtccccagcaacgccctccagctcctcctgggggatcccaaggcgttcccaggccagattggacatgtagtccctccagcgagttctgggtctaccccggggtctcctcccagttggccgtgctcggtaaacctccaaaggaaggcgcccgggaggcgtcctaatcagatgcccgaaccacctcaactggctcctttcgccGTGAAGGAGCAGATATTAGTGCCTTATAACAAATATAATTGTGTGCTTATAGGTTTCTTCCAATATATTGATGTTTGAGCAGCTATTATCAAAAAGGCCTTGGCTCACTCAATGCCTTTAATTTCCTCCCCCTGTCCTCATCACTCCACAGTTGGTAACTCTGGAGACACGGGTCAAGTAATTTACTCGTGTCCTGAAAACAAGAGAGAAAGGTGTAGACTGGAAAGCACCTTTATGTTGCATAGTCTTCCTCTAATGTTGTTTCACTGTCACTTGAATTAAAGCTCCCTTGCTTTGTTCCAGTAATCCCTCCAACGGTGAAAATATATAAGAGCAAAGTGTCGATGAAAAAGACACCCGTATTAAAGAATTTATCAGGACGAAAAGGGGTTCAAAAGTTAAACTGAAGGTCAGCATCTAGAAAAGTCATTTTGAAAGCAGTCCTTTATAAGCATTGCCACAGCTGGGAATAGATTTTCCCACAAACGCAGTTAATGTCTTGATTTTCCAGTGATTTTTCCTCTACCAACTCATAAACCAGATGTTCAAGGAAGAAAAACAGATATAAAGGACAAACAGCAGACTGAAAACAGGATTATTACTCATTTTCCAACCATGCATGTTATGTTATCGTCCACATAACATACTTATAACAGCCTCCGAGGAGGTAAACGCCACCTAAACGGCTTCGTGAGCAACAGCTTGGATATGGCAGGCGACTCAACAAGGTTAGCACTGAGCAAAAAGATCAACGCAAGCTTGAAGAAAATAAGAGGTGTGCTTTAAAGTAGTATTAGTTCAGGCACTGGATATTGCCGTGTCTCTCAACGAGCTCATTCAAGAGAAACCCCCCTTGCTGTATATtggccctcctcttcctcacactTGGTTCCATTTAACAAGACCAGCCCATCTGCCCTGCCTGGGGGTCCTGGCAAAGGAGCGTGTTAGCGAGCATGGCTCCACCAAAGCCCACGCGTTCCCCCTCACCACTTGTAAAACAAGCTTGCACATTACCAACGTGACACGCGGAGCACCTGGTGAACCGAGCGAGGGGGGAAACACTTCCGGCCGACGCTGAGCAAAATAAATTCAAGAAAAAAGCCGTATAAAAAGTACCGCAAACACACCAGAATGTCTGGTGCTGACAACGCCTTGGCGACACACACGGTCTATTTCTCGCTCTCCTTCCCCAGTCTCATTTATTCCTAAGTCTTTAAATGTGCACCGCAGCCTGAGTGTGTTTTATTATGGCGGTTCCAAAATGACCCCACCATTTGCGAACCCatactcccctccctccctccctccctccctcccaagaCGCCGATGAGAACGCTCCGGGCACAGAGACAGGCCGTCCACTCTGCCAAGGAAACGGCGACAGGGAATGAGAAATTACAAGTCCCTGACCTCTGTATCCAGTCCAAAACTAACCCAGTCAGTCAGTCGTACAGTAGCTTGGCAGGCAGGACTACCGATGACGGTGATGGCTTTTCCTCATATTTGAAAGGCTCCCTCGAATTTCCTAAGCACGGGTGGTCAGTTCACCTGTGCGCTTTTCGCCAACcgcacagacagagaggtcattaCTTAGGGAGtgaaagggagggggggtgggggtgggtggctgTTTCATCAGTATCAATTCCAAGGGAGCTGGGATTCCTTTATCACCTGGATCACTCTATAACGATCAACTCATAACAGCAAAACAACAGTATAACAAAACATCCAGAATATGGAATTCAGCTTCTTAAGTCATCAAATGGACTGAGCCTACTTAAAGccgctgtagacaacttttcaactcccCCCCGTAGCATTTCCAAGCGCTTTTGTCGTTTGTGCCTCTGTTGCAAGATAACCGGATCGGTTTCCGTTTACTAGCAGCCTGGTTGCTGTCCAAAtcaagaaacaaccgtaagaatcccaatttgaacaagGAACCCCGAGCTCAGTGctctgataaaggcagagtaaaacatctggtagtattaaCGAGTGGGCAGGTTGTGCTACTTACTGATCCactagaaagaatgccaactgaaacTCGGTGCAGAGCCCGCTCAAGTCCCAGGTGTTGTATCAAACGCTGTTTCCCCATCAATATCTGTTTCTCCCTAGCCAAATTTTGATTAACTTAACCTAACCgcaacctaactctaaccttaaaaTAAATTCGAccaaaccctaaacttaacctcaacctaaccctaaacttgacctaacacttaccttaagctaatcgtaactgatagctaacctgtttccaagCAAACGCCttcgtctggctagggggaaatagATAccgatggggaaaaaaagagttaGATACAACACCGGAGCGctctccatcgagtgaatgcctgtctgaggttcactcttgttttacctccgtttctatcactctccctcttcacctcatttgcctcctccgtcaactgggttctttttctcttgccggatAGAGTTTCCACGGTCACTTTAGTTGTTCGATTGTCCGCCACTtctgctactggggatagctaccgatAGCTTCCGAGGACAACAAAAgtgctatcctcttcctatttcgGTTGCGCAATAGTTGACATACTTCCTTTGAgccgtaaatcgagccttcgTTTCCCCGCGAGATCGTACCCGGTCCGGTGGCAGACGTGGTTGCCTATAAACCTAAAAGCGAGTCTTATAGGGAACCAAACTAAACAAAGATGGTGTCATTATGCTATAACCATTACACTATGCAgttaacatttacttcataatgataagttaaagcaaaaaagttgccTACTGCCGCTTTAGAAAAGGAACAACAGAAATTAGAACTTAACTAATATAATTTTTTGATTAGAGACGAACAGGAGCTGATTAAACCCTTTGTGAACGGGCTAGACCGAATGACCCCAAACAGTTGATATGCTCTATGGAGGCAGGGAGCCGGTGGTGTCAGCGTGTGGCTCATTCTCAACAATAGCCCGTCTGAAGTCTTGGTTTACAATCTGGCAAAGGGATGCCGGGGCGTCGGGCGACCAGTCTTTGCTTACCACACTGATACCTTGTCGAGCCTGACCCACAAGCCCACTGCTACTGGTGGGACTAATCCACTTTCTAATATTCTGCTCCAAATCCAGGCCATTTGCTACCACCCCGGAAAGCAGAGCCCTCTTCCAGGAATCACACAATGGTGAAACGAGTCTGCCAAGAGCAGAAAGGGACCAGTCTAAAATATGTACTCTAGACACAACAACATTGCCTCTGTGGAATTTCAACTCTTTATGCCCACAGAGCTGGAATAAGAGACAACCCTTTTCTGGGGCCAACGAAAACACTTTGGCCTCCATACatacctccaccccccccccaccccatataTAAACCCACTCAGTCTATTATGTAATTTATGATACACAAACTCAACTATTTTTCAAATCTCCGGTTGTCATTATGGAAGTATAACGCCACTGGGTGTATATGTCATCAGCAGCGTACAGTCTTATTTCCTCACGCAGGATTAGGTACAGTCATTACGCATTCTGAGAACTTCTGCAGGCATTTATTGAGTTGGACAGAAGCGGAGGCTGAGAAACAGCAGGCTCTCCCCTTCATTATTCCCTAGGCGCATCCACCGCCATACCCCAAGCAGATGTTATTTAAATGTGGCTTTAAAGCAAACACACGCCAATGAGAGGGGGGCTCCTAAAGTGCTTAAGAAAATCCTGAGTTTGGTGGAAAGAAAACATTAAGGGCCTCTGTTTTTCACAAGGAGTGAAAGACAATATCTGACATATCTTGAAGACTTACATGTGTGATAAATCTaaatgtgtgtgggtggtggggtgggggtgggggggggggtgaatgacaAGAACAGAACATATGAATCACTCTTTTGCAGCATGAGCCTAGATTACAAGCAGAGAtattgaggaggaaaaaaaaacccactatggAAATATCACGAGCCATTCCTTCAAATTGTTATCCTATAGGGCCAAAAAAGCATGCCAATTATCTCTGCCTCGCTTTCATGAGACCTGTGAAATGACTGTGGTGCGAGACATTAGTGAGCTAGTGGAAAATTGCAGTCATTGTGTTAGCTCATCCAGGGCTTATGTCTGGTGTGTGGAGTATGAGTGATCAAATGTCTTTGAACTATAATCAGCCCAACTGCTGAAGTGTGCCACTACGGGTGGGTTTTAACGTGCAGCACTGGTTTTTCCACGACCTGTACATTTATAAAACACGTATAAAACTGTGCAAAGGAAAAACATGTAATTCTgtgaccccccgcccccccccccccgcaccctcAAGCTGTCTGGGAGTGTGTGTCCTCGTTGTTAGTGCCTGGCTGGACCCTTTctcttttgagagagagagagagagagagagagagagagagagagagagagagagagagagagagagagagagagagagagagagacatctgtACCTTCATCCATCGCTTTATATGGCGTCTTAAAGCGTCATAGCCTGACAGACGTGGAAGTGGGAAACATTTTAAAGTCGTGATGAACACGACATATACAACTCTACGGAGCTCAGCATAACTTTTCTCGTCATAACCCTGACAGCCCTTCATACTCTGGATGGTTTGATTGACagccgtgcgtgcgtgcgcgtgtgtgcgtgcgcgtgtgtgtgtgtggaaaactGCGCGAGGTAACCTGACCTGGACGATCTGGCGCGGCTGAACGGAGAGCGTCGGGAAGTTTCCACGTCCGTGAATAGGGACGCTCTCCCCGAGGATGGAGTCCAGACGCTGCACCTGATCCCAAGACAAGACGCAGAACCGCCGACTCTGCTCCGACTCCTCACCGGAGGCCATGACGAACGCCGCGACGAGACGTCCAAAATACTCTTGGgggaaaaagaagggggggaaaaagggggagtaGGGGGGGAATTCCCGGGAGCTGGACTTGGACCTCGGGTGAACTTGGGATAACGCGGGGTTGTCTCTCCCGATTGTCAAACGCTGCGCCGTCGGGAAGTTTGTCGTCGTCGTCTTTCTTCTACTTCGACGTCACCAAACCAGAAGTCGCGCGGGGCAAGTTGAGGCCGTCGATCATCTCTCCCGGCTTTGCAAAAGCGCTCCGTCCCCGGTGAACGCGAGAGAGTCGAGCCCTTCAGGACATGGAAGACGGACGGGTTTCGCCGGGCTGGGATTAACGCGAGCCTCGCCCATTGGCCCGGACGGAGCGCCTTATGAAGACTCCGGCGCGGAGGAGACTGCCATCGGCGCCCGCACGCCCACTTCCCATACGCCACGCCCACGGCCGCCGTGATTGGTCGAGCGACGGCCCGGTCGCTCACAGGCGTCCGCTGATGGAGGACGTCTTGTCTGCCGGTCCCACCCCCCCCCTGCCGCTCCGCCAACACCGGCATCTGAGGGTCCCACATGCGGGGCAGGATTATTCGGTAACTTTTGATGTGAACGACACCACACACGGGATGGTGGTCCACAGTTTGTAAccggaagtaggtctcctaccgACCGCACTGTTTCAGCCGAGTAGCCAAAGTTGAACAttcaaaggaagttgaatcagtccgtctggaccagtgtttctcaaccgggggtccgcggacccctagtggtccgtggtgtaattgcaaggggtccgtgaaaataaaatagctttaaaaaaagatcctgtgacatttatagaaataggaatattttactcaaatgtgactgagacctttatctacctaaactataaagggtaacaggacttttttctctaattacatctgtttcacaagtgtcatttattgtattttaataagagatctcgctcccgtttgcattgttaaaagttactgcataaaaattctgttttgttacatatatcccagtgaaaatctcatcatcttcaactccgccacctccagctccgcctcctgtcttttcatcagtgccactgtctccaaaccatataacatagctggtctcacaaccatcttgtaaaccttccctttaactcttgctggtacccttctgtcacaaaccactcctgacactcttctccacccactccaccctgcctgcactctcttcttcacctctctcctgcactccccgttactttggacagttgaccccaagtatttaaactcataagccttcatcacctccactccttgcgtcctgaccattccactgtcctccctctcattcacgcataggtattctgtcttgctcctactgactttcattcctcttctctccactgcatacctccacctctccaggctctcctcaacccgcaccctactcttgctacagatcacaatgtcatccgcgaacatcctagtccacggagactcctgcctgatctcgtccgtcaacctgtccatcaccattgcaaacaagaaaggaattagagcagatccttgatgtaacgccacctccaacttgaacccatctgtcattcctaccgcacagctcaccattgtcacacttccctcatacatatcctgcaccactcctacatacttctctgcaactcctgacttcctcatacaataccacacctcctctcagcaccctgtcatatgctttctctaaatccacaaagacacaacgtaactccttctggcctcctctatacttctccatcaacattctcaaagcaaacatcgcatctgtggtgctctttcatggcatgaaaccatactgctgctcgctgatcatcacctctcctcttaacctagcttctatcactctttcccatatcttcatgctgtggctgatcaactttatacctctgtagttgctacagttctgcacatcgcacaAAGAATCAAAAAGCGATGCACCATAATTCATCCATCAACTGAAAccccattacctgacaactccatattgtctaattattctttccttatacattactgagcatgcataaagacagtgttACATCACACCCTGACTGGAAGCTTAACAGTGACATTGTGTAACAGATGCTCCTTTACGTTAACTCATCcgaatcatgtttttttttagccAGCCAGCGACccggaaaagcaagctgacacgtcAGAAACACTTCAAAACTTGTAAGTAAAAGACGGATTTGTTTgagcagttcaaaggtgatgacgCTGCGTATGAGCGACACCAATCGTGGCTGTAGTTGCCGCAGTAAGCGCGACATTTTTACGACAGTCTCTGCCGCACAAATACAAAAGGTTTACGGAA
It includes:
- the tent5bb gene encoding terminal nucleotidyltransferase 5Bb is translated as MASGEESEQSRRFCVLSWDQVQRLDSILGESVPIHGRGNFPTLSVQPRQIVQVVRARLEERGVVVRDVKLNGSAASHVLHQDNGLGYKDLDLIFGLRLSDDKTFRLVKDVVLDCLVDFLPEGVCRERITALALKEAYVQKLVKVCNDTDRWSLISLSNNTGKNVELKFVDTLRRQFEFSVDSFQITLDSLLLFDRCSETAMSETFHPTVQGESMYGDFGEALSHLCTKTIATRSPEEIRGGGLLKYCHLLVRGFQPASEAQMKQMQRYMCSRFFIDFPDISEQQRKLEAYLQNHFAGMEHKRYECLVTLRRVVDESTVCLMGHERRQTLALISALALRVMAEQNAIPALSNITCYYQPAPYVRDVNFSNYYVAQVQSPVAACCNSYRTWLPCS